From one Thermomicrobiales bacterium genomic stretch:
- the hslV gene encoding ATP-dependent protease subunit HslV, whose protein sequence is MSFQTQSPTRWHATTILGVVRDGQVAIAGDGQVTFGDMIVKHGARKIRTLHDGTVIAGFAGAVADAMTLFEKFEAQLREWKGDLRRAAVELAKEWRTDRYLRRLEAQLIVSDGETLLILSGEGDVLQPDDGIASIGTGAPYAMAAARALRDHTQLTAQEIVEQSMKIASELCIYTNSQITVETIRLEPDDEHPAEDVSAEDVSAEGEAGA, encoded by the coding sequence TTCCAAACCCAATCTCCGACCCGTTGGCACGCAACCACGATCCTCGGTGTCGTTCGCGACGGTCAGGTCGCGATTGCTGGCGACGGCCAGGTTACCTTTGGTGACATGATCGTCAAGCACGGCGCCCGCAAGATCCGGACGCTGCACGATGGCACAGTCATCGCCGGCTTCGCAGGGGCCGTCGCCGACGCAATGACGCTCTTCGAGAAATTCGAAGCGCAGCTTCGCGAGTGGAAGGGCGACCTCCGCCGAGCCGCGGTTGAGCTCGCCAAAGAATGGCGCACCGACCGCTACCTCCGAAGACTGGAAGCGCAGCTTATCGTCTCGGACGGCGAGACTCTGTTGATCCTCTCCGGCGAAGGGGACGTGCTGCAACCCGACGACGGCATCGCCTCGATCGGCACCGGCGCGCCATATGCAATGGCCGCGGCGCGAGCGCTTCGCGACCACACCCAACTGACCGCGCAGGAGATCGTCGAGCAGTCGATGAAGATTGCCTCGGAGCTGTGCATTTACACAAATTCGCAGATCACGGTCGAGACCATTCGACTCGAGCCCGACGACGAACATCCCGCCGAGGACGTATCCGCAGAGGACGTATCCGCAGAGGGCGAGGCGGGAGCATGA
- the hslU gene encoding ATP-dependent protease ATPase subunit HslU produces MSDMTPKMIVAELNRFVVGQDAAKRAVAVALRNRWRRQQLPADLRDEVMPRNILMLGPTGVGKTEIARRVSRIVNAPFVKVEATKYTEAGYVGRDVESMIRDLVEVSITMLHDEQIEAVREEANSAAVQILVDLLVDQLEQEAATGASADETPGEAPLSPAAKRRRTRRRNRVIEQLGRNALEEETVVIEVQPEDDPFLMPVEIITGVAPDDLPETLRDIMRASGPRRQRRRVSVAEARRILVHEEASRLVDLDAVIEQALKRVEETGVVFIDELDKTINDGEYGPDVSGEGVQRDLLPIIEGSVVPTRYGPVRTDHILFIAAGSFSAHRPSDLIPELQGRFPIRVELDSLDEDDLYAILTTPENALARQTTALLATEGVTLQLGEDGLREIAHIASEVNIRTEDIGARRLYTIVERVLEEISFDAPECAGQSLVIDAAYVLERVGDIAADDDLSNAIL; encoded by the coding sequence ATGAGCGACATGACGCCAAAGATGATCGTCGCCGAGCTCAACCGCTTCGTCGTCGGGCAGGACGCTGCCAAGCGCGCGGTGGCGGTGGCACTACGCAATCGCTGGCGCCGGCAACAGCTCCCGGCCGATCTGCGCGACGAAGTGATGCCGCGCAACATCCTCATGCTGGGCCCGACTGGCGTCGGCAAGACCGAGATCGCCCGAAGAGTCAGCCGCATCGTCAACGCGCCATTCGTCAAGGTGGAGGCGACGAAGTACACCGAAGCCGGCTACGTCGGCCGCGATGTCGAATCGATGATCCGCGATCTCGTCGAAGTCTCAATCACGATGCTCCACGACGAGCAAATCGAGGCTGTCCGTGAGGAAGCGAACAGCGCCGCCGTCCAGATATTGGTCGACCTGCTGGTCGACCAGCTCGAGCAGGAGGCTGCTACCGGAGCATCCGCCGATGAAACACCCGGCGAGGCGCCATTGTCGCCAGCCGCGAAACGCCGGCGGACGCGACGCCGCAACAGGGTGATCGAGCAACTCGGACGGAACGCGCTGGAAGAAGAGACAGTCGTCATCGAGGTCCAGCCGGAGGATGACCCGTTCCTGATGCCGGTCGAGATCATCACTGGCGTGGCGCCCGACGATCTACCCGAAACGCTGCGCGACATCATGCGCGCGTCTGGCCCACGCCGGCAGCGGCGCAGGGTCTCGGTCGCCGAAGCACGACGGATTCTTGTCCACGAAGAGGCCAGCCGGCTTGTCGACCTCGACGCAGTTATTGAGCAGGCTCTGAAGCGCGTCGAGGAGACCGGGGTCGTCTTCATCGACGAGCTCGACAAGACAATCAACGACGGCGAATATGGCCCGGATGTCTCCGGCGAAGGAGTCCAGCGCGATCTGTTGCCGATCATCGAAGGATCGGTGGTTCCTACGCGCTATGGACCCGTGCGGACCGATCACATCCTGTTCATCGCCGCCGGCTCATTCTCGGCTCACCGCCCGAGTGACCTGATCCCGGAGCTCCAGGGTCGATTTCCGATCCGCGTCGAGCTCGATAGCCTCGACGAGGACGATCTCTACGCGATCCTGACGACGCCTGAGAATGCACTGGCGAGGCAGACGACCGCGCTGCTGGCGACGGAAGGCGTGACACTGCAACTGGGCGAGGATGGGCTCCGCGAGATCGCGCATATCGCATCCGAGGTGAACATCCGAACTGAAGACATCGGCGCCCGTCGGCTGTACACGATCGTCGAGCGCGTGCTGGAAGAAATATCGTTCGACGCGCCGGAATGTGCCGGCCAGTCGCTCGTCATCGATGCCGCCTACGTCCTCGAGCGTGTCGGAGATATCGCAGCCGACGACGACCTCAGCAACGCAATTCTTTAG
- a CDS encoding glycosyltransferase family 2 protein produces the protein MGSTPLAPDMIIPARSEDDIVLSVIVPVYNEERTITEILRRVRAVPIAKQIVVVDDYSTDGTRSRLSEEAAHSDTIVVLHERNLGKGGAVRTGLAHATGDIVLIQDADLEYDPRDYHALIRPILEGRAKAVYGSRFLGEHKAMYFWHALGNKLLTLVTNVLFDTTLTDMETCYKVFTADIAHSLDIQQMRWGIDPEITAKILRDGHRIYEVPISYNGREFWEGKKISWKDAFVVLRTLLRYRFFR, from the coding sequence ATGGGGTCAACGCCACTAGCGCCCGACATGATTATCCCAGCAAGAAGCGAAGACGATATTGTCTTGAGCGTGATCGTGCCTGTCTACAACGAGGAGCGCACGATCACTGAAATCCTTCGCCGGGTTCGGGCGGTCCCTATCGCGAAGCAGATCGTCGTGGTGGACGACTATTCGACCGACGGAACGCGATCCCGGCTCTCCGAGGAGGCAGCACACAGCGACACAATAGTCGTCTTGCACGAGCGCAATCTCGGCAAAGGCGGGGCTGTCCGGACCGGGCTGGCGCACGCGACGGGCGATATCGTGCTGATCCAGGATGCCGACCTTGAGTACGACCCGCGCGACTACCATGCTCTGATCCGCCCGATTCTCGAAGGGCGCGCGAAGGCGGTCTACGGCTCCCGTTTCCTCGGCGAGCATAAGGCGATGTACTTCTGGCACGCGCTCGGCAACAAGCTCCTGACGCTCGTCACGAACGTCCTCTTCGATACGACGCTGACGGATATGGAGACGTGTTACAAGGTCTTCACCGCTGACATTGCCCACTCGCTCGACATCCAGCAGATGCGCTGGGGTATCGACCCCGAGATCACGGCGAAGATCCTTCGCGACGGTCATCGGATCTACGAGGTGCCGATCTCCTACAATGGGCGAGAATTCTGGGAGGGGAAGAAGATCTCGTGGAAAGATGCCTTTGTTGTCCTGCGGACGCTGCTGCGGTATCGCTTCTTCCGCTAG